The stretch of DNA AGTAGCCGGGCGACCAGCCGAAGCGCTGGAGTCCTATCGCGCGGCGCTCTCGTTCTATCGCGAAAATAAGTTACTGCGCGAAGAGGTCAGCGTGCTCGTTCAACTAGGCGACTTTCATCTTAACGCGGGACAAACCGATCAGGCGCTGCAATCCTATCAGCAGGCTCATACGCTGGCTCAACAACGCAACGATAGTGACCAGATGGCTGAGGTGTTGGACCGGCTGGCGTGGACATATAACGAATTGGGTGATGCGCAGCAAGCGTTGGACGTGGCTACACAGGCGCTGTTTGCTCATCGTCAGGTAGGCGATCAACTCGGTGAAGGCTACACACTGGGCATGCTGGGCGATCTGGCGCGCGAGGCGCGACAGCTTGACTCGGCGCTGGATTTCTATCAACAGGCGCTCAGTTTGGCGATGGATGTGCAGGCGCCGGCGCTGGCCTGGAAGATGCATACGCGATTGGCTTCGATTTACGATGAGCGGGGGCAGTCGGAGGCGGCTCGCTCGGCCTATGAGTCAGCAGTTCAGCTCATCGAGAGAGTGCCCATCGAAGCGACGCAAGATCCTTTCGAGCGAGCTGTGCCCTCCAGCCAAGACGCAGCGTTGCGTCACTATGCTGATTTTCTGTTGCGCTCGAATCCGAGCCCTGCCGACATTGAAAAGGCGTTTCTGCTGACCGAGCAGGCCCGCGCGCGGCGCTTCGCTGAGCTGTTTCTCGGATTGGATCATCGTGGTCTGGGCGGCGTTGATCCGCTCAAGCTCGAACGCGAGCATCGGTTGATCCAACGCCTCTATGATGTCCGGCTGGCCTTGCGCGATCCGGCGCTGACCGACGTTGAGCGCCAAACGCGACGGCAGCAGTGGGAACAAGCCCAAGCCGACTTCGATATCTTCAAGGCTGACATTCGCGTCGTGCAGCCTCGCTATGCCGAGTTGCGGTATCCAGCGGCGCCCAGCATCAAAACGATTCAGCAAGCGTTGTCTCATTCTGATACGATTTTGCTCAGCTATCTGCTGGAGCAGCGGCAGTCGCACCTCTTCGTCATGACGAGCAACTCGCTGACCGTTTATCCGCTGCCGCCGGCTGATGTCATCAACCAGAGTGTTGAATCGCATTGGCGATTGCTCACCAACCCTGATCGCGAACCGGCGGCTGAGTCAGCGCCGCTGATGGCGTCGAGTCGGCAACTTTATGATATGTTGATCCGGCCGGCCGAAGCATTGCTGAAGAACAAAAAACAACTTGTCATCATGCCCGATGGGTGGCTTTGTTATTTGCCGTTTGACGCGTTGGCGCAAGACGCTGCTGCGTCGCCAGCCGCTCAAGCCAGTCCAAAATATATGCTGGAGTCATACACAATTTCCTATGCACCGTCGGCAGACGTTTGGCAACGGCTTCGAGCGCGACGGCACAATCCATCAGCAGACCGATTATTGTTAGTCTACGGCGATATGACGTGGTCGCCCGGCGGGTTGACCGAAAAAGCGCGTGCAGAGTCGGTGCTGGTTGATCTGGAAAGCGAAGCGCGTGTCATTGCCGAGGCGCTCGGCGCTCGTTATGCTGATATTCGCTTGCGCCGTCGAGCTGAGGATGCGCCACTGGCGCGCGCTGAGCTGAATCGCTATCGGCTGATGCATTTGGCCGTTCCCTGCGTATGGGATGAGCGTGAGCCACGACAATCTCGCATGCGATTGGTATGGGCCGACGGCGAGCGGCCTGAGCCGTGGGTTTCGCTGGCGCACATCGTAGAGCAACCGATTGGCGCTGGCTTGCTGACGCTCAGTCATTGTCATCCGCAGTTTGGTCAGCAGGTCTCTGGAAGCGGCTGGTTGGGATTGAGCAGGAGCTTTTTGTATGTCGGGCCGTCGTCGCTGATTGCCAGCCTGTGGGACGCGCCTGATGCTTCAGTTGGTCTCCTGATGCAGGCGTTCTATCAACACCTACGCGCTGGACAAAGCGCCGCCGAGGCCTTGCGGTTGGCCAAACGGCAACTGGCGCAGATGCCCTCGTACCGCGATCCGAGGTATTGGGCTCGTTGGGCGCTCATCGGTGATGGTCAGACAGTGATACATGTCTCCTTGTTGGCCGAACGGGTGGTGATCGGGAGCGGCATTTTGATGGCTGTAGTGCTAGCCATGCTGGGCATCTTCCTGAGCAAGCCCCGGTCTGGGCAATCGAAATCTTCCATCTGACATTGAAACGGGACTTATGCCTCGCCTCCTGCTGTTGTTGCCAACAAAAACCTATCGCGCTACGGATTTTCTGGAGGCGGCGCTTCGCCTCAACGTGGATGTCGTCGTAGCATCGGAAGAGGCGAGCGCGTTGGAAGGCAAGCATGCGGCTGGATTGTTGACGCTCAATTTTCTTGATCCTGAGGAAGCGGCTGAGCAGGTCAGGACATTTTCCAAACAATATCCTATCAACGCCGTTGTTGGTGTAGATGATGAAACGGCGATTGTGGCCGCGCAGATTTCGGCGGCGTTGGGCCTGCCTCATAATTCAATCGAGTCGGTTGAAGCAGCGCGAAACAAACATCGGTTGCACGAGCTGCTCGATCGCGCCGGTGTCCCCTCGCCCCGCTTCACATTGTTTTCACTTGATGCGGAACCGGAGGAGATGGCCAAGCAGGTGGAGTATCCGTGCGTGTTGAAGCCGACGTTTTTAGCCGCCAGTCGTGGCGTCATTCGCGCAAACAACGAGCAGGAATTCATCACCGCTTTTCGACGTATCGAAGCCATTTTGCGTGAGCCTGAGGTGATTGCCAAAGGCGGGCCGGCAGCGCGGCAATTGCTCGTTGAGTCGTATGTCCCTGGTGTGGAGGTTGCGCTGGAAGGGTTATTGTTGCGTGGCCAGTTGCGTGTGCTGGCGTTGTTTGATAAACCTGATCCGCTCGAAGGG from Blastocatellia bacterium encodes:
- a CDS encoding ATP-grasp domain-containing protein, which codes for MPRLLLLLPTKTYRATDFLEAALRLNVDVVVASEEASALEGKHAAGLLTLNFLDPEEAAEQVRTFSKQYPINAVVGVDDETAIVAAQISAALGLPHNSIESVEAARNKHRLHELLDRAGVPSPRFTLFSLDAEPEEMAKQVEYPCVLKPTFLAASRGVIRANNEQEFITAFRRIEAILREPEVIAKGGPAARQLLVESYVPGVEVALEGLLLRGQLRVLALFDKPDPLEGPYFEETIYVTPSRLPAPVQSEIVACAWRAASALGLREGPIHAELRWNDQGPWIIEMAARSIGGLCSRTLRFGTGLSLEDLILKHALGVELESLEREDRAAGVMMIPVPRAGLLKDVRGIEAAQEVPHIENITITAHIGQQMVPLPEGSRYLGFIFARADRPELVETALREAHRRLEFVIT
- a CDS encoding CHAT domain-containing protein, whose product is VAGRPAEALESYRAALSFYRENKLLREEVSVLVQLGDFHLNAGQTDQALQSYQQAHTLAQQRNDSDQMAEVLDRLAWTYNELGDAQQALDVATQALFAHRQVGDQLGEGYTLGMLGDLAREARQLDSALDFYQQALSLAMDVQAPALAWKMHTRLASIYDERGQSEAARSAYESAVQLIERVPIEATQDPFERAVPSSQDAALRHYADFLLRSNPSPADIEKAFLLTEQARARRFAELFLGLDHRGLGGVDPLKLEREHRLIQRLYDVRLALRDPALTDVERQTRRQQWEQAQADFDIFKADIRVVQPRYAELRYPAAPSIKTIQQALSHSDTILLSYLLEQRQSHLFVMTSNSLTVYPLPPADVINQSVESHWRLLTNPDREPAAESAPLMASSRQLYDMLIRPAEALLKNKKQLVIMPDGWLCYLPFDALAQDAAASPAAQASPKYMLESYTISYAPSADVWQRLRARRHNPSADRLLLVYGDMTWSPGGLTEKARAESVLVDLESEARVIAEALGARYADIRLRRRAEDAPLARAELNRYRLMHLAVPCVWDEREPRQSRMRLVWADGERPEPWVSLAHIVEQPIGAGLLTLSHCHPQFGQQVSGSGWLGLSRSFLYVGPSSLIASLWDAPDASVGLLMQAFYQHLRAGQSAAEALRLAKRQLAQMPSYRDPRYWARWALIGDGQTVIHVSLLAERVVIGSGILMAVVLAMLGIFLSKPRSGQSKSSI